In the Nitrospirales bacterium LBB_01 genome, one interval contains:
- a CDS encoding PAS domain S-box protein, with protein MLNRSLYYFKTLLFWVLLFCGLYICNLYSYIVFHSLTELFTIVIAFSIFIFTWHSRHLLKDHFFLLIGISYFFVGFVDIFHTLAHEGINIFPAHGENLSAQLWLCARYVQILSFFGAVFFMNREFNRKYLFILYSTVVSLCLLSIFKWQIFPDCYIEGVGVTTFRVISEFAVTLLLITAVFMLMKSRNSFTLYVYRLLYISFLITIFPELSFTTNTFIYNIFHVSAHFFKIAASFLILKVIIEMGLVRPYNLMLEDMLESRDELKKLSAAVEQSADMIVITNFKGTIEYVNPAFETITGFSKSEIIGCNPSILKSGKYDREFYEAMWNTILSGRVFQHAFINKKKDGTVFYEDKTITPITNEQNIIISFISIGRDVTERKRAEQELIERSNELLHSNQELEQYAYVASHDLLEPLRMTTNYAQLLSKKYADSMDDTSKKYIDYILGGVQRMRSLITDLLSFSRVTSQGKQFKSVSMNKVLKIVLSNLEPLIDERKVNIYSETLPDISGDRTQMIQLLLNLIGNAIKFGNMIDPEVRIWAKPHHCSVKDSNKEEVFTLPRRTAWLFCISDNGIGIDNQYLERIFYMFERLHARNVYEGTGIGLSICKKIVERHGGNIWAESVEGEGSSFYFTLFS; from the coding sequence GTGCTGAATAGAAGTCTGTATTACTTTAAAACATTGTTGTTTTGGGTATTACTTTTTTGCGGATTGTATATCTGTAATCTCTATAGTTATATAGTGTTTCACAGCCTCACCGAGTTATTTACCATAGTTATTGCGTTTAGCATTTTTATATTTACATGGCACTCAAGACACCTGCTTAAGGATCATTTCTTTCTTCTTATTGGAATATCATATTTCTTTGTCGGTTTTGTAGATATATTTCACACACTGGCTCATGAAGGCATTAACATATTTCCGGCTCACGGAGAAAACCTCTCGGCACAACTATGGCTTTGTGCCAGATATGTTCAGATACTGTCCTTTTTTGGTGCAGTGTTTTTTATGAACAGAGAGTTTAATAGAAAATACTTATTTATACTGTATAGCACAGTCGTGTCGTTGTGTTTGTTGTCCATCTTTAAGTGGCAAATATTCCCGGATTGTTATATAGAAGGAGTGGGAGTAACAACTTTTAGAGTAATCAGTGAATTTGCCGTAACCTTACTGTTAATTACAGCAGTGTTTATGCTAATGAAAAGTAGAAACTCTTTTACGCTATATGTATATAGGTTATTATACATATCCTTTCTGATTACGATATTTCCTGAATTATCTTTTACTACTAACACATTTATTTACAATATTTTCCATGTGTCAGCGCATTTTTTCAAAATAGCAGCGTCTTTTTTAATCCTGAAAGTTATCATAGAGATGGGTTTAGTGAGACCGTATAACTTAATGTTAGAAGATATGCTTGAGAGTCGTGATGAATTGAAGAAACTATCAGCGGCTGTGGAGCAATCTGCCGATATGATAGTAATAACTAACTTCAAGGGTACAATAGAGTATGTTAACCCTGCATTTGAAACTATTACTGGTTTTAGTAAATCCGAGATCATTGGCTGTAATCCTTCAATTTTGAAGTCAGGCAAATATGATAGAGAATTTTATGAAGCCATGTGGAATACCATTCTAAGCGGTCGTGTTTTTCAACACGCTTTTATCAACAAGAAAAAGGATGGAACTGTCTTTTATGAAGACAAGACAATCACACCGATAACAAATGAGCAGAACATAATAATCAGTTTTATTTCTATAGGGAGGGACGTAACTGAGCGTAAGCGAGCTGAACAGGAACTGATAGAGCGCTCAAACGAGCTGCTTCACTCTAATCAGGAACTGGAGCAGTATGCTTATGTAGCTTCACATGATCTATTGGAACCTCTTCGAATGACCACAAACTATGCACAACTGTTATCTAAAAAATATGCCGACTCTATGGACGATACTTCCAAAAAATATATAGACTACATATTGGGCGGTGTACAGAGAATGCGCAGCCTTATTACTGATCTTTTATCGTTTTCACGAGTAACCAGTCAAGGTAAGCAATTTAAATCAGTCAGCATGAACAAAGTACTGAAAATAGTTCTTTCTAATTTAGAGCCGCTCATAGATGAAAGGAAAGTGAACATTTATAGTGAAACTCTCCCTGATATTAGTGGTGACAGAACCCAAATGATCCAGTTGCTTCTAAATCTTATTGGCAATGCGATAAAATTTGGAAACATGATTGACCCTGAGGTTCGTATATGGGCAAAACCGCATCATTGCAGTGTTAAAGACAGTAACAAAGAAGAAGTCTTTACTCTGCCACGGCGAACCGCCTGGCTTTTTTGCATAAGTGACAACGGAATTGGTATAGATAACCAATATCTTGAGCGAATATTCTATATGTTTGAGCGTCTTCATGCAAGAAATGTTTATGAAGGAACTGGGATAGGGTTATCTATCTGCAAAAAGATTGTGGAGCGTCACGGAGGAAACATTTGGGCAGAATCAGTAGAGGGTGAGGGAAGCTCTTTTTATTTTACTCTTTTTTCATAA
- a CDS encoding response regulator, producing the protein MTDIKWSVLIVDDEANNRQIMRQILKDTYKLFFATDGLRALDKAAKDKPDLILLDVMMPGIDGFETCLRLKANIATAHIPVIFVTSSVEIESESRGFDVGGIDYIFKPVSPSVVLHRVAAHLELFYQKRLCEETVIKRTKELLESQQTSIFMLGKAGHYNDTDTGSHIWRMASFSVEIAKACGWHVDEVEKISYAAAMHDTGKIGVPGSILRKPAKLDPDEWAIIITHTTIGHNILSESETPLFKMSADIAHYHHEKWNGAGYPNGLKEREIPESAAIVAIADVFDALTTVRPYKDAWPVDKAFEEIRDGAGSHFSPRLIECFFEAEAEIRRLKHTWDQKEKQDR; encoded by the coding sequence ATGACAGACATAAAATGGAGTGTGTTAATAGTTGATGATGAGGCTAATAACAGACAAATAATGAGGCAGATATTGAAAGATACGTATAAACTATTCTTTGCCACAGATGGTTTGCGTGCTTTGGATAAAGCCGCAAAGGACAAGCCCGATCTAATTCTGTTAGACGTTATGATGCCTGGAATTGACGGATTTGAGACGTGCCTCCGCTTGAAAGCAAACATTGCAACAGCTCATATTCCGGTTATTTTTGTTACATCTTCGGTAGAGATAGAGAGTGAGTCTCGTGGATTTGATGTTGGCGGAATTGATTATATTTTTAAGCCTGTATCGCCATCTGTTGTACTACATAGAGTTGCGGCTCATTTAGAACTGTTTTATCAAAAACGGCTTTGTGAGGAGACTGTTATAAAGCGTACAAAGGAGTTATTGGAGAGCCAGCAAACATCTATATTTATGCTTGGAAAGGCAGGCCATTACAATGACACTGATACAGGGTCTCATATATGGCGCATGGCATCGTTTTCTGTAGAGATAGCAAAAGCATGTGGTTGGCATGTTGATGAGGTTGAGAAGATATCGTATGCGGCGGCAATGCACGACACAGGAAAAATTGGAGTTCCCGGTAGCATTTTGAGAAAACCAGCCAAACTTGATCCTGATGAATGGGCAATAATAATTACGCACACTACGATTGGGCATAATATATTGTCTGAAAGCGAGACACCTTTGTTTAAGATGTCGGCAGATATTGCACATTATCACCATGAAAAATGGAATGGCGCTGGGTACCCTAATGGTTTAAAAGAAAGAGAAATACCTGAAAGCGCTGCAATTGTGGCAATTGCAGACGTATTTGATGCACTCACTACGGTGCGGCCATACAAAGATGCATGGCCAGTGGATAAGGCATTTGAAGAGATAAGGGATGGTGCAGGAAGTCATTTTTCTCCACGCCTTATCGAGTGCTTTTTTGAGGCTGAGGCTGAAATCAGAAGACTTAAACATACATGGGATCAGAAAGAAAAACAGGATAGATAG
- a CDS encoding hybrid sensor histidine kinase/response regulator, with protein sequence MTEIRMTVLIVDDDAVSRQLLREILKDRYNLSFATSGVEALKKVQNVKPDLILLDILMPEMDGYETCHKLKSDVGTSNIPVIFISSLSDSDVKFMAFKFGGVDYISKPFSGLEVIARVDSHIKLYNFQRFLEGRVEDEVERNRLKDHLINEQARHIAMGELLVNIAHHWRQPLNSIGVLVQDMQDAYLHKELDGNYFDKSILTIMTELIRLSNTINGFRNYYVAKQELKEFNLEDVVNSTIAIVEGYFKVKGFVINKEFENKLIISFYPNEFAQVLLNLLTNVQNVFEQRHITNGIVNIRAYRDTDTNKIVITITDNGGGVHEDNIHKIFDPYFTTKEKSQGTGLGLYIAKLIIERSMKGTLSVRNIDGWAEFRIEI encoded by the coding sequence ATGACTGAAATTAGAATGACCGTGCTTATAGTCGATGATGATGCCGTCAGCAGACAGCTTTTAAGAGAAATACTGAAAGATAGATATAATCTATCATTTGCTACCAGCGGTGTAGAGGCACTGAAGAAAGTACAGAATGTGAAGCCTGATCTAATTCTTCTTGATATACTCATGCCTGAAATGGATGGTTATGAGACATGTCATAAGTTGAAGAGTGATGTTGGAACATCTAATATCCCAGTTATTTTTATTAGCAGCTTATCAGATAGTGATGTTAAATTTATGGCCTTTAAATTTGGTGGAGTGGATTATATTTCTAAACCATTTAGTGGGCTTGAGGTAATAGCAAGAGTAGACAGTCATATAAAATTATATAATTTCCAACGGTTTTTGGAGGGAAGAGTAGAAGATGAAGTAGAAAGAAACAGATTAAAAGATCACCTTATCAATGAACAAGCCCGTCATATAGCAATGGGTGAACTGCTGGTTAATATTGCCCATCATTGGCGGCAGCCCTTAAACAGCATAGGTGTCTTAGTCCAGGATATGCAAGATGCCTATTTACATAAAGAATTGGATGGAAACTATTTTGACAAAAGTATTTTGACTATTATGACTGAGTTGATAAGATTATCAAACACCATAAATGGTTTTAGAAACTATTATGTAGCCAAGCAGGAACTAAAGGAATTTAATTTAGAAGATGTGGTAAACAGCACCATAGCGATTGTAGAGGGATATTTTAAAGTAAAAGGTTTTGTCATCAACAAGGAGTTTGAAAATAAATTGATTATAAGTTTTTATCCGAATGAGTTTGCTCAAGTCTTATTGAATCTATTGACAAATGTCCAGAATGTGTTTGAACAGAGGCATATTACTAACGGTATAGTTAACATAAGGGCATATAGAGATACTGATACCAACAAAATAGTAATAACCATCACAGACAATGGTGGTGGAGTGCATGAGGATAATATTCATAAGATATTTGACCCGTATTTTACTACAAAAGAGAAATCACAGGGGACGGGACTCGGTTTATATATAGCAAAGCTAATCATAGAACGGAGCATGAAAGGCACACTTTCTGTAAGAAACATTGATGGATGGGCTGAGTTTAGGATAGAGATATGA
- a CDS encoding response regulator: MIQSFGSSKSSEFFILDFLQKIPQQALDPSAAEKTLCEDIRTFTDSQACAIVLHNEAGEISTVTLTPSNKQELLNGTQLERVIHLSSHTASVKMWTQPAHEAIFSEVNISPVIFNILSMPLFSGLTRIGTLLLINIAIDADTVTLDPLLQTMDMIGKVIGLVLKNAYFHKETQEQSNLSKFMSEIVIILASSTSSLAVLLQKTVDAIVSYTAVYLARIWTLDEMENILELQASSGQHTHVDDSLSRIQVCKDIIYRIASEAVPHITNSPQTEPVFGDSEWVKLDGMKAFAGYPLLVEGRVAGVLAIFSKNILTQFTIDSLATVSYSIAISIKNKQIEKLRIQAKEEADRVKEEALLAKDVADKLKEDALLAKKEADRVKEEALLAKDVADRLKEDALLAKKEADRVKEEALLAKDVADRVKEEALLAKKEADRVKEEALLAKKEADRVKEEALLAKQEAEKAKAVAATAMVEVERAKEEALIAKGEAEKARKEADRANKSKSDFLSNMSHEIRTPMNAIIGMTDIVLERLTDEKQKEYLTIVKDSANSLLSIINGILDIMKIESGKFELETVDFYIKSVVISAFDMFTINAQRKGIILNYDISPEVPVVLKGDPNRLRQILINLMGNALKFTAKGSIDVSLTILDEKAQNKTVTLLFSIKDTGIGIATDRKEEIFQRFTQADSSTTRDYGGTGLGLTINKEIVNLMGGSMWVESEVGKGSTFYFTAVIQKTDKEYIATVEEGNVQNLHKLARPSRKFRILVAEDIEENILLLNIRLQQYGHTVLVARNGMEAVERFKADAVDVILMDVQMPVMDGLEATRQIRQLESTIGGRITIIALTASVMREEKASYIMKGVDAVVEKPIEIENLLSTIEHTVRAGIGEFNTDIIVENVTESVGMPLIAGVDTQKGMSVWKDVEAYKKALTGFSRKHCDVADKILSLIEANNIEEARRIVHSLDGVSGNLSMTYVFKVARELSRSLKEQNLDSAKVQLAQLRDLLRTVVDSINSIGTLKDELPYESITELDIPAVKGIILRLVESCEKDDPDEAETILLELHGVISGAQEESIGKYIEELDFDGAKEETIKLAVSLEIDVAA, encoded by the coding sequence ATGATACAATCTTTTGGGAGCAGCAAATCAAGCGAATTTTTTATACTGGACTTCTTACAGAAAATTCCACAGCAGGCATTAGATCCCTCAGCCGCAGAGAAGACACTATGTGAGGATATACGTACCTTTACAGACTCTCAGGCGTGTGCTATCGTGCTCCATAACGAAGCCGGTGAGATATCAACTGTGACTCTAACGCCATCAAACAAACAAGAATTACTAAACGGTACGCAACTGGAGAGAGTAATTCACTTATCATCACACACAGCCAGCGTAAAAATGTGGACTCAACCGGCGCACGAGGCGATATTTAGCGAGGTTAATATCTCTCCAGTTATTTTCAACATACTTTCAATGCCGCTGTTTTCAGGGTTGACGAGAATTGGAACACTATTGCTTATAAACATTGCAATTGATGCAGACACTGTGACTTTGGATCCATTGCTGCAAACAATGGATATGATAGGAAAAGTAATAGGGCTTGTTCTAAAAAATGCGTACTTCCATAAAGAGACACAAGAGCAATCAAATCTCTCTAAGTTTATGTCAGAGATAGTAATTATTTTAGCCTCAAGTACCTCGTCGTTAGCGGTATTACTCCAAAAAACCGTGGATGCTATAGTCAGCTATACGGCTGTGTATCTGGCTCGCATTTGGACTTTAGATGAGATGGAAAATATACTGGAACTGCAAGCCAGCTCGGGGCAGCACACACATGTTGACGACAGCCTGTCAAGAATTCAGGTTTGTAAAGATATAATATATCGTATTGCCAGTGAAGCCGTGCCCCATATCACCAACTCACCACAAACAGAGCCAGTATTTGGAGATAGTGAGTGGGTTAAACTGGATGGCATGAAGGCTTTTGCAGGATACCCATTATTAGTGGAAGGCAGAGTTGCAGGTGTTTTAGCCATATTCTCAAAAAATATTTTAACCCAATTCACTATTGACTCACTTGCCACCGTATCATATAGCATTGCCATATCGATTAAAAATAAACAGATTGAGAAATTGCGTATTCAGGCAAAGGAAGAAGCTGATAGAGTTAAAGAAGAGGCTTTATTAGCGAAGGACGTAGCTGATAAATTAAAGGAAGATGCCCTATTAGCGAAGAAAGAAGCTGATAGAGTTAAAGAAGAGGCTTTATTAGCGAAGGACGTAGCTGACAGATTAAAGGAAGATGCCCTATTAGCAAAAAAAGAAGCTGATAGAGTTAAAGAAGAGGCTTTATTAGCGAAGGATGTAGCTGATAGAGTTAAAGAAGAGGCCTTATTAGCAAAGAAAGAGGCTGATAGAGTTAAAGAAGAGGCTTTATTAGCAAAGAAAGAGGCTGATAGAGTTAAAGAAGAGGCTTTATTAGCAAAGCAAGAGGCTGAGAAGGCAAAAGCAGTGGCTGCTACAGCAATGGTTGAGGTAGAGAGGGCAAAGGAAGAAGCCTTGATTGCAAAAGGAGAGGCTGAGAAGGCAAGGAAAGAAGCTGATAGGGCAAACAAATCTAAAAGCGATTTCCTGTCAAATATGAGTCATGAAATCAGAACCCCGATGAATGCCATAATAGGGATGACTGATATTGTTCTGGAGAGATTAACGGATGAAAAACAAAAGGAGTATCTTACTATAGTGAAGGACTCCGCAAACTCGTTATTGTCTATAATTAACGGAATACTTGATATTATGAAAATTGAATCGGGTAAATTTGAGCTTGAAACCGTTGATTTCTACATCAAATCGGTGGTTATATCAGCGTTTGATATGTTTACAATTAATGCCCAAAGAAAAGGAATAATTCTTAACTATGATATATCCCCGGAAGTACCTGTAGTGTTAAAAGGAGATCCAAACAGACTTAGGCAGATACTAATCAATTTGATGGGTAATGCTTTGAAATTTACAGCTAAGGGTTCAATTGATGTTAGTCTGACTATTTTAGATGAAAAAGCACAAAATAAGACAGTGACTCTTCTTTTTTCAATAAAGGATACAGGGATAGGAATCGCAACCGATAGAAAAGAAGAAATATTTCAGAGATTCACTCAGGCAGACAGTTCCACAACCAGGGACTACGGTGGAACTGGACTTGGGCTGACCATAAATAAGGAGATTGTTAATCTTATGGGCGGCAGCATGTGGGTAGAAAGCGAGGTTGGCAAAGGAAGCACTTTTTACTTTACCGCCGTTATACAGAAAACTGATAAAGAATATATCGCTACCGTTGAAGAAGGAAATGTTCAAAATCTACATAAATTAGCAAGACCAAGTCGCAAATTCAGAATATTGGTTGCAGAAGATATAGAAGAAAATATTCTTTTATTAAATATTCGTCTCCAACAATATGGACACACAGTTCTTGTAGCCAGGAACGGTATGGAGGCAGTGGAGCGCTTCAAAGCAGATGCTGTTGATGTCATTCTTATGGACGTTCAAATGCCTGTGATGGATGGGTTAGAGGCTACACGTCAAATACGTCAACTTGAGTCCACCATTGGTGGGCGTATTACTATTATTGCCTTGACTGCCAGTGTTATGAGGGAGGAAAAGGCATCATATATAATGAAAGGAGTAGATGCTGTAGTAGAGAAACCAATTGAAATAGAGAACCTCTTGTCAACAATAGAGCATACTGTAAGAGCGGGTATTGGAGAGTTTAACACTGATATTATAGTTGAAAACGTTACAGAATCAGTAGGTATGCCGTTAATTGCCGGAGTGGATACTCAGAAAGGCATGAGTGTTTGGAAGGATGTTGAGGCGTATAAGAAAGCTTTAACAGGGTTTTCACGCAAGCACTGTGATGTGGCAGATAAGATATTGTCCTTAATTGAAGCTAATAACATTGAGGAGGCAAGGAGGATAGTACATTCTTTGGATGGGGTGTCAGGGAATTTATCAATGACGTATGTGTTTAAGGTTGCAAGAGAGTTGTCACGCTCACTAAAGGAGCAAAATCTTGATAGTGCAAAGGTGCAATTGGCTCAACTCAGAGATCTTTTAAGGACAGTCGTTGACTCCATAAACAGTATAGGGACACTGAAGGATGAGTTGCCTTATGAGAGCATTACAGAGTTGGATATTCCGGCAGTAAAAGGAATCATTCTCAGGTTGGTGGAATCATGCGAAAAGGACGACCCGGATGAAGCCGAAACAATCTTACTTGAATTACACGGGGTTATAAGTGGGGCGCAAGAAGAGTCAATAGGAAAGTATATAGAGGAGCTCGACTTTGACGGAGCAAAAGAGGAGACAATAAAATTAGCAGTATCTTTAGAAATAGACGTGGCGGCATAG
- a CDS encoding response regulator, whose translation MTAMKMTVLIVDDDAASRQLLRQILKDIYNLSFATDGINALAKVQKVRPDLILLDILMPEMDGYETCQRLKAIPATADIPIIFISTLSDITEKVKAFKGGGVDYISKPFQSEEVLARVETHLKLYNFQRFLERRVEEEVNNRRVEEQMLIQQSKMAAMGEMINAISHQWKQPLNSLGLIVQCVEDEFEYGEVDKKYVKDFVKQTMELILFMSQTIDAFRNLLKPSRIKYTFDVTEAVYELVNLFSDMLKKDDICIRINTPQTCCISSIGYPNELKQVILNLINNSRDAINSRRKKGIITEDGLITIDIKEGENRKVVASISDNGGGIDPMVLDNLFKPYVTTKGDEGTGIGLYMSKAIIEGKMDGKISVSNIEGGAQFVIELPLANEGV comes from the coding sequence ATGACTGCAATGAAAATGACTGTGCTTATAGTTGATGACGATGCTGCCAGCAGGCAGCTTTTAAGACAAATACTGAAGGATATTTATAATCTATCGTTTGCTACTGATGGTATAAATGCACTGGCGAAAGTACAGAAAGTGAGACCTGATCTGATACTTCTTGATATTCTGATGCCTGAAATGGATGGATACGAAACGTGCCAAAGGCTAAAGGCTATTCCTGCGACAGCTGATATTCCAATTATATTTATCAGCACTTTATCGGATATTACCGAGAAAGTCAAAGCGTTTAAAGGCGGGGGAGTAGATTACATTTCCAAACCCTTTCAAAGTGAGGAGGTTTTAGCCAGAGTAGAAACACATTTAAAATTATATAATTTCCAACGGTTTTTAGAAAGAAGGGTAGAAGAGGAAGTTAACAATCGCAGAGTAGAGGAACAGATGCTCATCCAGCAATCTAAAATGGCGGCTATGGGGGAGATGATTAACGCTATATCTCATCAGTGGAAACAGCCGTTGAATTCCCTTGGCCTCATAGTGCAATGTGTTGAGGATGAGTTTGAATATGGAGAGGTAGATAAAAAGTATGTTAAAGACTTCGTTAAACAAACCATGGAATTGATTCTGTTTATGTCACAGACGATAGATGCTTTTCGAAACCTCCTGAAACCGTCCCGTATAAAATACACTTTTGATGTAACAGAGGCGGTTTACGAGCTTGTCAACCTTTTTTCTGATATGTTAAAAAAAGATGATATTTGTATACGGATTAATACTCCACAAACATGTTGTATATCTTCAATAGGTTATCCGAATGAACTAAAACAGGTTATCCTGAATCTGATAAACAACAGCCGTGACGCCATAAACTCAAGAAGAAAAAAGGGGATTATTACAGAAGACGGATTGATCACAATTGATATTAAAGAGGGAGAGAATAGGAAAGTTGTTGCCTCCATAAGCGACAATGGCGGTGGAATAGACCCGATGGTATTGGACAACCTCTTTAAACCATATGTAACAACGAAAGGAGATGAGGGGACAGGGATCGGTCTGTACATGTCAAAAGCAATTATAGAAGGAAAAATGGACGGGAAAATATCGGTTTCAAATATAGAGGGTGGAGCACAGTTTGTTATAGAACTGCCGCTTGCAAACGAGGGGGTATAA
- a CDS encoding response regulator: MRGNNYNNGGSKQKILIVDDHPANLVVLETLLEDLDIEIIKATSGRDALSMLLQHDIAVVLLDVMMPEMDGYEVAALMKGNKQTRNIPIIFITAANEDKKHTFRGYRAGAVDFLYKPVEPEILISKVSVFIELNRQKQELKQMADMLSQSEEKYKRIIETTDDAVFIADASNGIIIEANNMAEKMLGLPRERIIGMHQRELHPQREAQKYEEIFRESILKGKASLEYLLVVNKDGVEIPVDIRANVIQLGERVIIAGFFRDVTLRKIAEDELKSYRDHLIEMVQVRTSELKALNFRLEAEVEFRKTMEGVLKQQTIELTRSNGELENFAYIASHDLQEPLRKVKSFAELLQNRYQGALDEKADKFIYYIVDGTHRMQRLINDLLVYSRVGINQKKITEPVDLSEALKSALLNLQRLIEETQSRITYDSLPVVLADESQMIQLFQNLIGNAIKFRGQEQPSIHVSAKKTTCEPIRGFTTGERKVWQFTVTDNGIGIKPENYERIFLMFHRLHGRGEYEGTGIGLAICKKVVERHGGRIWVESGQNEGTSFCFTLYDTDSIYS, translated from the coding sequence ATGCGAGGAAATAATTATAATAACGGAGGGTCTAAACAAAAGATTCTCATAGTTGATGATCATCCTGCGAACCTTGTTGTTTTAGAAACACTGCTTGAGGATCTTGATATTGAAATTATAAAGGCTACCTCAGGCCGTGATGCGCTTTCTATGCTTTTGCAGCATGATATAGCCGTGGTCCTTTTAGATGTAATGATGCCTGAGATGGATGGTTATGAAGTAGCGGCACTTATGAAGGGCAATAAACAAACTCGGAATATCCCTATTATTTTCATAACGGCGGCAAATGAGGACAAAAAGCATACCTTTAGAGGATACAGAGCAGGAGCAGTGGATTTTTTATATAAGCCTGTAGAGCCTGAAATTTTGATAAGCAAAGTCAGTGTTTTTATAGAGCTTAACAGACAAAAACAAGAGCTTAAACAAATGGCTGATATGCTTAGCCAGTCGGAGGAAAAATATAAGAGGATAATTGAAACCACTGACGATGCCGTTTTCATAGCTGACGCCTCAAACGGAATAATCATTGAGGCTAATAATATGGCAGAGAAAATGCTTGGGTTACCTCGGGAAAGGATTATCGGTATGCACCAAAGAGAGCTTCATCCTCAAAGAGAGGCACAGAAGTATGAGGAAATTTTCAGAGAGAGTATTTTAAAAGGCAAGGCCTCTTTGGAATACCTGCTGGTTGTAAACAAAGACGGTGTGGAGATTCCAGTAGATATAAGGGCAAATGTAATACAGCTTGGAGAGAGAGTGATAATAGCTGGTTTTTTCAGGGATGTAACACTGCGAAAAATAGCAGAGGATGAATTGAAATCTTACCGTGACCATCTTATAGAGATGGTACAGGTGCGGACATCCGAGCTAAAAGCGCTTAACTTTCGACTTGAGGCTGAGGTAGAGTTTCGCAAAACAATGGAGGGGGTTTTAAAACAACAGACTATTGAGCTTACCCGTTCTAATGGAGAGTTGGAGAATTTTGCATACATCGCATCGCATGATCTTCAGGAGCCGCTTAGAAAAGTTAAAAGTTTTGCAGAGCTTTTACAAAATCGCTATCAGGGCGCATTGGACGAAAAAGCAGACAAGTTTATATATTACATAGTTGACGGCACACACAGGATGCAAAGATTAATAAACGACCTCTTAGTTTATTCTCGTGTTGGAATAAATCAGAAGAAAATAACTGAACCGGTCGATTTATCAGAAGCTCTTAAGTCAGCGTTATTAAATCTCCAGAGACTTATAGAGGAAACACAAAGCCGTATAACCTATGACTCGTTACCCGTTGTCCTGGCAGATGAGAGCCAGATGATACAGCTTTTTCAAAATCTCATAGGAAATGCAATCAAGTTCAGAGGGCAAGAGCAGCCAAGTATACATGTATCGGCAAAGAAGACTACGTGTGAGCCGATACGAGGCTTTACCACAGGCGAGCGAAAAGTGTGGCAGTTTACGGTTACAGATAACGGAATCGGGATTAAGCCTGAGAACTACGAAAGAATATTTCTGATGTTTCACAGACTACATGGCCGTGGAGAGTATGAGGGAACAGGGATAGGGCTTGCAATATGCAAAAAGGTAGTGGAAAGACACGGCGGACGTATATGGGTAGAGTCAGGACAAAACGAAGGAACGTCTTTTTGTTTTACGCTTTATGACACAGATTCTATATATTCTTAA